A genome region from Arachidicoccus soli includes the following:
- a CDS encoding ROK family protein, protein MSEHLNKRYILGADVGGSHISSALVDLNEMCILESSLFKGPIDAQGDALSILKTWGDILKKSLNSIVDYSLVGMSIAIPGPFDYANGVSLISDVNKYEEIFGINIGEFLRHVVLPTYEKTSSMQYDEEIQVPILFENDASCYGIGESNQPSAAKYNKLLAITLGTGFGSSFIANNLVLKKGAGIPKNGALYSVTFKDGIAEDYISSKWLTKEYRHYTGNSLTPRQIAKKAIEEMDAISLQVFEQFGKNLGECLIPIIQQFNPDGIVIGGSIARSAELFVPSVRETLKKSGIIECDRIYTSTNTEKSAIIGAVANLKSKILKMQENTVSEKNTNKKNDFTLNEWRLTSQKLLPLQLEDKESLSVPSKDYDCYPFTSIGENQIFSGYDSLAGWMAKQQCIMIDGFIGNDWSYIRKMLSDALIKMGIKPIWYEMSSFQKDATQIDSLLTPFLGTPDSVWGTKATLTLSEFYKLDRLKKTAPVPEFDLSIIIGVGAALAEWNCPIVYIDLPKNELQYRMRAGSALNLGEFIDTDISKYDYAERYKRSYFVDWVVLAKHRQSIKNGINIVVDGQWKMDITWSHIQSINKGLSKMTQDAFRVRPWFEAGSWGGQWLKKNFKELPQNEVNYAWSFELITPENGIVFESDRQLLEISFDWLMEFDADAVIGKRDAARFGLEFPIRFDFLDTFDGGNLSIQCHPTQKYIQQKFGEKITQDETYYILDCKPDAKVYLGFKDDIQPDKFRKVLEESAQENIPIKIEDYIQVHPAHKHDLFLIPNGTVHSSGKNNLVLEISATPYIFTFKMYDWLSLDLNGSPRPINIEHAFQNLDFTRKGTKVIEELISKPFLKEEGAGYQIISLPTHSQHFYTVCRLEFNQQIHQHTNDRAHVLMLVEGSSIIIQTKYGKQHRFHYGETIVIPANAISYQIINEQPSMQVKVIQAFVK, encoded by the coding sequence ATGTCTGAACATTTGAACAAACGATATATTTTAGGAGCTGATGTTGGTGGTTCCCATATCTCATCTGCGTTAGTTGACCTAAATGAAATGTGCATATTAGAAAGTTCCTTATTTAAAGGACCTATTGATGCTCAGGGGGATGCATTGAGCATTCTAAAGACCTGGGGGGATATATTAAAGAAATCTTTGAATAGTATTGTGGATTATTCATTAGTAGGAATGTCTATTGCCATACCCGGACCATTTGATTATGCCAATGGGGTTTCACTCATTTCCGACGTAAATAAATACGAAGAAATTTTTGGAATAAATATAGGAGAATTCCTAAGGCACGTGGTTTTGCCCACTTATGAAAAAACCTCCTCAATGCAGTACGATGAGGAAATTCAAGTTCCTATCTTATTTGAAAATGATGCTAGTTGTTATGGCATCGGCGAAAGCAACCAACCATCTGCAGCTAAATACAATAAATTGCTTGCAATTACACTCGGCACAGGGTTTGGGTCTTCATTTATAGCGAATAACCTCGTTTTAAAAAAGGGAGCCGGTATTCCTAAAAATGGGGCGCTTTACTCAGTCACATTTAAAGACGGAATAGCGGAAGACTATATTTCCTCTAAATGGTTGACAAAAGAGTATCGGCATTATACAGGAAACTCACTTACCCCTCGACAAATTGCAAAGAAAGCAATTGAGGAAATGGATGCTATTTCCCTGCAAGTCTTTGAACAATTTGGAAAAAATTTGGGTGAGTGTCTTATTCCCATAATTCAACAATTTAACCCTGATGGGATTGTAATCGGAGGGAGTATTGCTAGGTCAGCAGAACTATTTGTCCCATCTGTAAGAGAGACATTGAAAAAATCAGGTATAATTGAATGTGACAGAATTTATACCTCAACAAACACAGAAAAATCGGCCATTATAGGTGCCGTAGCTAATCTAAAAAGTAAAATATTAAAAATGCAAGAAAACACCGTTTCAGAAAAAAATACAAACAAAAAAAATGACTTTACATTAAATGAATGGAGATTGACCTCGCAAAAATTATTACCTCTTCAACTTGAAGACAAAGAAAGCTTAAGTGTGCCATCTAAGGACTATGATTGTTATCCTTTTACTTCAATAGGAGAAAATCAAATATTTAGTGGATATGATAGCTTAGCTGGATGGATGGCCAAGCAGCAATGTATAATGATAGATGGGTTTATTGGAAATGATTGGTCCTATATTAGAAAGATGCTTTCAGATGCTTTAATTAAAATGGGAATAAAACCTATATGGTATGAAATGTCATCTTTCCAAAAAGATGCTACGCAAATTGATTCTTTACTAACACCTTTTCTTGGAACGCCTGATTCAGTATGGGGTACAAAGGCAACACTTACATTATCGGAATTTTACAAATTAGACAGACTGAAAAAGACGGCACCTGTACCTGAATTTGATCTATCCATTATTATTGGCGTTGGTGCAGCTTTAGCAGAGTGGAATTGTCCAATAGTTTATATAGACCTGCCTAAAAATGAACTACAATATAGAATGCGTGCAGGTAGTGCACTGAATTTGGGGGAATTTATTGATACTGATATCAGTAAATACGATTATGCAGAGCGCTATAAACGATCATATTTTGTCGACTGGGTAGTTCTAGCTAAGCATAGGCAAAGCATAAAAAATGGCATTAATATCGTTGTTGATGGACAATGGAAAATGGATATAACATGGAGCCATATCCAGTCTATAAATAAAGGCTTATCCAAAATGACACAAGATGCATTTCGGGTAAGACCCTGGTTTGAAGCGGGCTCTTGGGGTGGTCAATGGTTGAAGAAAAACTTCAAAGAACTACCACAAAATGAAGTTAATTACGCCTGGTCCTTTGAATTGATTACTCCAGAAAATGGAATTGTATTTGAAAGCGATAGACAATTATTGGAAATTTCTTTTGATTGGCTAATGGAATTTGATGCTGATGCAGTGATAGGAAAGAGGGATGCTGCTCGTTTTGGATTAGAATTTCCAATTCGTTTTGATTTTCTGGATACTTTCGATGGAGGTAACTTATCTATACAATGCCATCCAACACAGAAATATATTCAACAAAAATTTGGGGAGAAGATAACCCAAGATGAAACCTATTATATACTTGATTGTAAACCAGACGCTAAAGTTTATTTGGGTTTTAAGGATGATATTCAACCAGATAAATTTCGAAAGGTATTGGAAGAGAGCGCCCAGGAAAATATACCGATAAAGATTGAAGACTATATTCAGGTTCATCCAGCACATAAGCATGATCTCTTCTTAATACCAAATGGGACAGTGCATAGTTCCGGAAAAAATAACCTTGTTCTGGAAATAAGTGCGACGCCTTATATTTTTACTTTTAAAATGTATGATTGGCTCTCATTGGATCTTAATGGATCTCCTCGTCCAATAAATATAGAACATGCTTTTCAAAATTTGGATTTTACCCGTAAGGGAACAAAGGTCATAGAGGAATTAATTTCGAAACCATTTCTGAAGGAAGAAGGGGCAGGATATCAAATTATTTCTCTTCCGACACATTCACAACACTTTTATACAGTTTGCCGCCTAGAATTTAATCAACAAATTCATCAACATACAAATGATCGGGCGCATGTATTGATGTTAGTGGAAGGAAGTTCAATAATAATTCAAACTAAATACGGTAAGCAACATAGATTTCATTACGGTGAAACTATTGTAATTCCGGCAAATGCAATCAGTTATCAGATAATTAATGAACAGCCTTCAATGCAAGTCAAAGTTATTCAGGCATTTGTAAAATAA
- a CDS encoding GntR family transcriptional regulator — protein MELKINHQSGIPLHMQVEALIRKLIETPEFKNGAFLPKEVELANRLGVSRNTIRQATNKLEYEGKLVRKKGVGTKVAEKKALSTGLDHWYSFTQEMRERGVHVENLFVKAEYVQADKKIADFFNIRLNKKILKLSKLKGTDDEPIVFFESYFHPRIGLVPEDDYSRPLYSLLEEKFGVLVVRSNENISASLAGSFSKRLKVSVHDPILIRERYVYDPGDRPIEYNLGYYRADKFSYSIDIRKAN, from the coding sequence ATGGAACTGAAAATAAATCATCAAAGCGGGATCCCTCTTCACATGCAAGTGGAAGCTTTAATACGGAAGTTGATTGAAACTCCTGAATTTAAAAATGGCGCCTTTTTGCCTAAAGAGGTAGAATTAGCCAATCGCTTAGGTGTTTCTAGAAATACAATTCGTCAGGCAACAAACAAATTGGAATATGAAGGCAAGCTAGTACGTAAAAAGGGAGTAGGAACAAAGGTTGCAGAAAAAAAAGCACTATCAACGGGCCTTGATCATTGGTATAGTTTTACACAAGAAATGCGTGAAAGAGGTGTACATGTAGAAAATTTATTTGTAAAAGCAGAATATGTTCAAGCTGATAAAAAGATAGCCGACTTCTTTAATATTCGACTTAATAAAAAGATATTAAAGCTTTCTAAGTTAAAGGGTACTGACGATGAACCGATTGTTTTTTTTGAAAGCTACTTTCATCCAAGAATTGGCCTGGTTCCTGAAGACGATTATTCTAGACCATTATATTCTCTTTTAGAGGAAAAATTTGGGGTACTGGTAGTGAGGTCTAATGAAAATATTAGCGCTTCTCTTGCAGGTTCTTTTTCGAAGCGCTTGAAAGTGTCTGTTCATGATCCAATTTTGATTAGAGAGCGATACGTATATGACCCTGGTGATCGGCCTATTGAATATAACCTCGGTTATTATCGCGCAGATAAATTTTCTTATTCTATTGATATTCGTAAAGCAAATTGA
- a CDS encoding trypsin-like peptidase domain-containing protein: MRILQKAFIASFVLVTGITSGQNLKGKKLEKTIDAAIQKSYAACVRIWAFDTTAKLQMGAVFSGVVVNKDGHILTAAHVVTPGTTYLVNFPNGKKCIAIGLGKITKTQIVPDVGMMKIISRGEWPFAKMGYSSSIRIHEPCISISYPESLFQSVPVVRFGYITNTKNEKGFIQSTCIMEPGDSGGPLFDYNGNVIGLHSAIEISEKLNFDIPIDLYREYWQALNIPRIYHSFPKSLAHAIDDSVHDKIEVLDTNNIFGNNFKKIIANERNTCVKVISNINGTRQEAAGTLINLEKKRGCLILSKSSIVGKNSIRIQTKSGFLHASVIVRDENNDLVLLKPSSNIKGGIPLRKLCADSSAKIRPGLFIISLLPNAKAAYSIIGTSLIKTIKYFSAGSFGASILYKDSIVKLDRIQPSSPAEIEGMKTDDAVLAIDNKPIFSPEDFFRILNQFWPGDTINIKLKRGKEVFNKIIVLKPILFPKSDHPAEHFAGGSSIIRDGFNQVFSHDAILYSNRCGGPIFDSEGLFYGINIARHSRASCLAIPTSIICQFILHSIKNE, from the coding sequence ATGAGAATACTTCAAAAAGCGTTCATTGCTTCTTTTGTATTGGTCACCGGCATAACGTCTGGACAAAACTTAAAAGGTAAAAAATTAGAGAAAACCATCGATGCAGCTATTCAAAAATCTTATGCTGCCTGTGTGCGCATTTGGGCATTTGATACAACTGCAAAATTGCAAATGGGTGCTGTATTTAGTGGTGTGGTAGTAAATAAAGATGGTCATATATTGACAGCTGCCCATGTAGTGACGCCTGGCACAACTTATCTAGTTAATTTTCCGAATGGAAAAAAGTGCATAGCTATTGGTTTGGGTAAAATCACTAAAACACAAATTGTTCCAGATGTGGGTATGATGAAGATTATTAGTAGGGGGGAATGGCCTTTTGCCAAAATGGGATATTCTTCATCAATACGCATACATGAACCATGCATAAGTATTTCGTATCCGGAAAGTCTGTTTCAATCTGTTCCTGTCGTACGATTTGGATATATCACAAATACGAAAAATGAAAAGGGTTTCATTCAATCAACTTGCATTATGGAACCTGGTGATTCGGGAGGCCCACTTTTTGATTACAACGGCAATGTTATAGGCCTGCACAGCGCAATTGAAATTTCTGAAAAATTGAATTTCGATATTCCAATTGATTTATACAGAGAGTATTGGCAAGCTTTAAACATCCCAAGAATTTACCATTCCTTTCCTAAATCATTAGCCCATGCCATTGATGATTCGGTGCATGATAAAATTGAGGTTTTGGACACTAATAATATTTTTGGAAACAACTTTAAGAAGATAATTGCTAATGAGAGAAATACTTGTGTCAAAGTAATAAGCAACATTAATGGAACCAGGCAAGAGGCTGCAGGAACCCTAATTAATCTAGAAAAGAAAAGAGGTTGCTTGATCCTTAGTAAAAGTTCAATTGTAGGAAAAAATTCCATTAGGATACAAACTAAAAGTGGTTTCTTGCATGCATCTGTCATTGTAAGAGATGAAAACAATGATTTAGTTTTATTAAAACCTTCTTCAAATATCAAAGGAGGTATTCCGTTGCGTAAGCTTTGCGCGGACTCCTCTGCAAAGATCCGTCCCGGGCTATTTATTATTTCTCTATTACCCAATGCTAAAGCTGCTTATAGTATTATTGGAACATCTTTAATTAAGACGATTAAATACTTCAGTGCCGGCTCTTTTGGCGCAAGTATTTTATATAAAGATTCTATTGTAAAGCTTGACAGAATTCAGCCAAGTTCCCCTGCGGAAATAGAGGGGATGAAAACCGATGATGCAGTATTGGCAATTGATAATAAACCCATTTTTAGTCCTGAAGATTTTTTTAGGATCTTGAACCAATTCTGGCCTGGGGATACGATAAACATTAAACTTAAAAGGGGGAAAGAAGTCTTCAACAAAATAATCGTGTTAAAGCCTATACTTTTTCCAAAGAGTGATCATCCTGCAGAACATTTTGCCGGAGGAAGCAGTATAATTAGAGATGGGTTTAATCAGGTTTTCTCACATGATGCTATACTTTATTCGAATAGATGCGGTGGGCCAATTTTTGATAGTGAGGGTCTTTTCTATGGAATCAATATAGCAAGACATAGTAGAGCAAGCTGCCTGGCTATTCCTACTTCTATTATTTGTCAGTTCATTTTACATTCAATCAAAAATGAATAA
- a CDS encoding TlpA disulfide reductase family protein has protein sequence MKPIFKKYVFAALALTSGSLMAQNKSTFDAKGHINGLADGEVYLAYGNFINMKADTVQVKDGNFEFIDSVTEPCYGMLFNHDYTLKVDLFVDKGNISIQGDIDSAYDIHVKGSPFVNEYATYNQAVNDTKKPVQAIYEKWIAAYNSGDSDNVTKYKAAFNSARNKQAAEGAKLQLDFIKNHPNNNASAWELFHYLNEKSLEKSKSMFAGFTDAVKNSEQGKEVSNRIATLSRIEVGHFAPGFEQNSVDDKKITLASYKGKYVLLEFWASWCEPCRAESPNVLAAYKKYKNNGFDVLSVSLDHIKKNWETAIQKDGLLWTQVSDLKGWKNDVATLYGVQAVPANFLIDPSGKIVAENLRGDDLNKALQKFLINKQ, from the coding sequence ATGAAACCAATTTTTAAAAAATATGTCTTTGCTGCATTAGCATTGACGAGTGGCAGTTTGATGGCACAAAACAAAAGTACTTTTGATGCAAAGGGGCATATAAATGGCCTCGCAGATGGAGAAGTATATTTGGCTTATGGCAATTTCATCAACATGAAGGCAGATACAGTTCAGGTAAAAGATGGCAATTTCGAATTTATTGACTCTGTTACCGAACCATGTTATGGTATGCTTTTTAACCATGACTATACACTTAAAGTGGATTTGTTTGTAGATAAAGGCAATATTTCTATTCAGGGAGATATAGACTCAGCATATGACATTCATGTCAAAGGAAGTCCATTTGTAAATGAATATGCAACCTATAATCAAGCAGTAAATGATACAAAAAAACCCGTCCAGGCAATTTATGAAAAATGGATTGCTGCTTATAACTCCGGTGATTCAGATAATGTAACTAAATACAAAGCTGCATTTAATTCAGCAAGAAATAAACAAGCTGCTGAAGGCGCAAAGCTGCAATTAGACTTTATTAAAAACCACCCTAATAATAATGCGAGTGCTTGGGAACTCTTTCATTACTTAAATGAAAAATCACTGGAGAAAAGTAAATCGATGTTCGCAGGCTTTACAGATGCTGTAAAAAATTCAGAACAGGGAAAAGAAGTGAGCAATAGAATCGCAACTTTGAGCAGAATAGAAGTTGGACATTTTGCTCCCGGATTTGAGCAAAACAGCGTCGACGACAAGAAAATAACATTAGCTTCTTACAAAGGAAAATATGTTCTCTTGGAATTTTGGGCTAGTTGGTGCGAACCTTGTAGAGCCGAAAGCCCCAATGTTTTAGCTGCCTACAAGAAATATAAAAACAATGGGTTTGATGTTTTATCAGTTTCATTAGACCATATCAAGAAGAATTGGGAAACAGCCATTCAAAAAGATGGATTGCTTTGGACACAAGTATCTGATTTAAAGGGTTGGAAAAATGATGTCGCCACACTATATGGTGTACAGGCGGTGCCTGCAAACTTTTTGATTGATCCCTCAGGTAAAATTGTAGCCGAGAACTTGCGTGGAGATGATTTGAATAAAGCCCTGCAAAAGTTTTTAATAAACAAGCAATAA
- a CDS encoding PKD-like family lipoprotein: MKRRSILHSLYLFAFSFFVLAAMDGCYKDNGNYTYSMVPSPIISNLDSVYNVFVGDSLIITPKVSISGIEDSSLSFMWTIQVPPDLEGNDTDVIYHSKDIRIVFGLGPKQYTVKFTVSNNANGMKYFYYLRVNGKTAFSTGSTVLTDDGGTTKLSFIKPNDSVQPDIFEAVNPGDLLPGNPTEILAVPQAYQPPVLSYWVFGKTGANTGVQIDANTFKKMRNFADNFFSAPDTTLNPELMFVDPLGVISGNVNGVLYNGTTSTYFLAPTYGMFGGGAVGDYKLSPEVVFNYTGTFGPGNYIGFDLKTRAFVRFNLYGDATYFGTSYDVIGTDFDPKNVGMDLVHLQQINGGLCYAYFKAANDSLYELEFNAEFDGPFQITTYEKRAFAKPELINQNTKWAATQNGVIYFTYQDKVYRYNPLNLDFKTLTTDFGGKQVTMIKLMDQNTLVVGVEGSLYYLNIGTGNIGTKIKEIDGLPGKVIDIAFRAQ; encoded by the coding sequence ATGAAACGAAGATCTATACTGCATTCCCTTTATTTATTTGCTTTTAGTTTTTTTGTCTTAGCAGCAATGGACGGCTGTTATAAAGACAATGGGAATTACACTTATTCAATGGTTCCTTCTCCCATAATCTCAAACTTAGATTCTGTCTATAATGTTTTTGTTGGCGATAGCTTAATTATTACGCCAAAAGTTTCTATTTCCGGCATAGAAGACTCCAGTCTTTCCTTTATGTGGACCATACAAGTACCACCGGACTTGGAAGGCAATGATACAGATGTAATCTATCATTCCAAAGATATTAGAATTGTTTTTGGCCTAGGCCCAAAACAATACACTGTAAAATTTACTGTTAGTAACAATGCAAATGGAATGAAGTATTTCTATTACCTAAGGGTAAATGGGAAAACGGCATTTTCGACAGGCTCTACTGTATTGACAGATGATGGTGGGACAACTAAGCTTTCATTTATAAAACCTAATGATTCTGTCCAGCCAGACATCTTTGAAGCAGTAAATCCGGGAGATCTATTGCCGGGCAACCCTACTGAAATTCTAGCAGTTCCTCAAGCCTATCAACCTCCTGTTTTAAGCTATTGGGTGTTTGGTAAAACAGGTGCAAATACAGGTGTCCAGATAGACGCTAATACCTTTAAAAAAATGCGCAATTTCGCTGATAACTTTTTCTCGGCACCGGATACTACGCTGAATCCCGAGTTAATGTTTGTAGATCCATTAGGTGTCATCTCCGGAAATGTAAATGGTGTATTATATAACGGAACAACTTCTACCTATTTTCTTGCTCCAACTTATGGCATGTTTGGTGGAGGAGCTGTTGGCGATTACAAATTGTCGCCTGAGGTCGTGTTTAATTATACGGGTACATTCGGCCCCGGAAACTATATTGGATTTGATTTGAAAACACGTGCATTTGTCCGATTTAATTTGTACGGGGATGCAACTTATTTTGGCACCTCCTACGATGTAATAGGTACTGATTTTGACCCTAAGAATGTTGGGATGGATTTAGTACACCTACAACAAATAAATGGAGGACTTTGTTACGCATATTTTAAAGCGGCTAATGATAGTCTTTACGAATTAGAATTTAATGCTGAGTTTGACGGGCCTTTTCAAATAACTACCTACGAGAAAAGAGCATTTGCAAAACCAGAATTAATTAATCAGAATACCAAGTGGGCAGCTACCCAAAATGGCGTTATCTACTTTACTTATCAAGACAAAGTCTATAGATATAATCCATTAAACTTAGACTTCAAAACGCTAACAACAGACTTTGGAGGCAAGCAGGTAACGATGATAAAATTAATGGACCAAAATACTTTAGTGGTGGGTGTTGAAGGAAGTCTTTATTATTTAAATATCGGCACGGGCAATATTGGCACAAAAATAAAAGAGATAGATGGCTTACCCGGGAAAGTAATAGATATAGCATTTAGAGCACAGTAA
- a CDS encoding DUF4843 domain-containing protein, with the protein MKGNTFIFTILMGLFLNACQKADLKVYNSPANVYFDFSGTQRDSLLYTFAFEPSRGADTVYLPVRLSGIREPKDRRFIIKIDPNPDSTTAVAYKHYKPLDSFYILKANTGLTQVPLIIYNSDSSLQYKSVKIKFILYPTTDLDTSLNSLIRGQLVFSSKLERPDWWGMWLGDYFSQTKFQLFIITTGQISMSTSGLDAPKNLYFVSELTAFLNNPNNWVKKNAGRGYVLEQQPDGAYYFYNKDNPNKKILYQYDAQAGKYFFIDENGLEIN; encoded by the coding sequence ATGAAAGGAAACACATTCATATTCACTATTTTGATGGGATTATTTTTAAATGCGTGTCAAAAAGCCGATTTAAAAGTATATAACAGTCCGGCAAATGTATATTTCGATTTTTCTGGGACACAGAGAGACAGTCTTCTTTATACTTTTGCTTTTGAACCTTCACGTGGCGCAGATACCGTTTACCTGCCTGTAAGGCTATCAGGGATAAGAGAGCCGAAGGATAGGCGCTTTATTATAAAAATCGATCCAAACCCGGACTCTACAACGGCCGTTGCTTACAAACATTATAAACCACTTGACAGTTTTTATATATTAAAAGCAAATACCGGATTGACGCAAGTGCCACTTATTATCTATAATTCGGATTCGTCTCTTCAATATAAATCGGTCAAAATAAAATTTATTTTATATCCAACAACCGATCTGGATACTTCTTTAAATAGTTTGATAAGAGGCCAGTTGGTGTTTTCAAGTAAGTTGGAAAGACCTGATTGGTGGGGAATGTGGCTCGGGGATTATTTTTCTCAAACTAAATTTCAATTATTTATTATTACAACAGGGCAAATATCGATGTCTACATCTGGACTAGACGCGCCTAAGAATTTATATTTTGTAAGCGAGCTAACTGCTTTCTTAAATAACCCTAATAATTGGGTAAAAAAGAACGCCGGAAGAGGTTATGTATTGGAGCAACAACCTGATGGGGCTTATTATTTCTATAATAAAGACAACCCTAATAAAAAGATATTATACCAATATGATGCTCAAGCGGGTAAGTATTTTTTCATAGATGAAAATGGACTTGAAATAAATTAA
- a CDS encoding RagB/SusD family nutrient uptake outer membrane protein codes for MKKYILIILGLFTLGACNKWLGITPQSQVASEELFKTQEGFQEALNGVYTRASQGDLYGNELTTGFLDVMAQNFTLSTQLDPLNYLQTQKFNFTDANFINRDNNTWSGLYNTIVNVNLILANIDNNKSLFTDNNYALIKGEALALRAYLHFDIFRMFGSSFASTGTPVGIPYVTTYSNRVTTTSSPQAVMMHLISDLDSAKMLLEKSDPIIDSTYFVDYPSSDSSTENASPSLFLQDRRNRMNYYAVCGELARVYLYEGDKTNALKNALIVINSNKFPWTKQADELNTDPKLQDRILYKELIFSWYIPKEVTDLFNRFQSGSGGMFLSPSDAQTIYETNSIGGEDLRYKIWFQPGLDGNLIFEKYARNPNATTETDATLNPYPLNAPAIRLSEMYYIAAESSFDTNPSEALDFINEVRSMRGIISPLTTTNKSDFIKELIKDARKELYGEGQIFYMYKRLNQNIVGQGGLIIPASDKIFVLPKPNNEIEFGG; via the coding sequence ATGAAAAAATATATTCTAATAATACTAGGTTTGTTTACTTTAGGCGCTTGTAATAAGTGGCTAGGTATTACACCGCAATCCCAGGTGGCCTCCGAAGAATTATTCAAGACACAAGAGGGCTTTCAAGAAGCATTAAATGGTGTTTACACAAGAGCTTCACAAGGTGATTTATATGGAAATGAATTAACTACCGGCTTCTTAGATGTGATGGCACAGAATTTTACATTATCCACACAGTTAGATCCACTCAATTATTTGCAAACACAAAAATTTAATTTTACGGACGCTAACTTTATCAATAGAGATAACAATACTTGGAGTGGATTGTACAATACAATTGTAAATGTAAATCTTATATTAGCCAATATTGATAACAATAAAAGCCTGTTTACAGATAATAACTATGCTTTAATTAAAGGTGAAGCGTTGGCATTAAGGGCTTATCTCCATTTCGATATTTTTAGAATGTTTGGCTCTAGCTTTGCAAGCACAGGCACACCGGTTGGAATTCCTTATGTAACGACTTATTCCAATAGAGTCACCACAACTTCTTCTCCACAAGCGGTGATGATGCATCTTATTTCAGATTTGGATTCTGCAAAAATGCTGCTGGAGAAATCTGACCCCATAATTGATAGTACTTATTTCGTGGATTATCCTTCGAGTGACTCTTCAACAGAAAACGCATCTCCATCATTGTTTTTGCAGGATAGAAGAAACAGAATGAATTATTATGCTGTTTGTGGCGAATTAGCCAGAGTTTATTTATATGAAGGTGATAAAACCAATGCTTTGAAAAATGCCTTGATTGTAATCAATTCCAATAAATTCCCTTGGACAAAACAGGCAGATGAATTAAACACTGACCCTAAACTACAAGACAGGATATTATATAAAGAGTTGATCTTTAGCTGGTATATTCCTAAAGAGGTAACTGATTTATTTAATAGGTTTCAGTCTGGTTCAGGAGGTATGTTTTTGTCTCCTTCTGATGCGCAAACTATTTATGAGACAAATAGTATTGGAGGAGAAGATCTGCGTTATAAAATATGGTTTCAGCCTGGCTTAGATGGCAATTTGATTTTTGAAAAATATGCCAGAAATCCTAATGCAACAACCGAAACAGATGCCACACTAAACCCTTATCCATTAAATGCTCCTGCAATTCGTCTAAGCGAAATGTACTATATCGCTGCAGAAAGCTCTTTTGATACAAACCCTAGTGAAGCTTTGGACTTTATAAATGAGGTGCGTAGCATGAGAGGAATTATTTCCCCTTTGACGACAACGAATAAAAGTGATTTTATAAAGGAATTAATTAAAGATGCACGCAAAGAACTTTATGGAGAAGGCCAAATATTTTATATGTACAAGCGGCTCAATCAAAATATCGTAGGGCAAGGAGGTTTAATCATTCCTGCAAGTGATAAAATATTTGTGCTACCAAAACCAAATAACGAAATAGAATTCGGGGGTTAA